In one Parabacteroides sp. FAFU027 genomic region, the following are encoded:
- a CDS encoding TIM-barrel domain-containing protein: MKKRVFKIVMLFLLLTSAANAQSYSVTSTGVKAGINDLTVEIQFYTPSIVRVVKYPKGSVCAKQSLSVVKSPEKVSFITKKVGDNLLLKSKALSVAIDLHSGQVGFSSGNQLPLLKEKAGSTSFAEINDAGEKSFTVSQSFELDKDECIYGLGQQHQGKMSKRNVSLKMVQGNLDDYIPFFQSVKGYGLFWDNYSSTYFNDNQELTTFKSEVGDCIDYYFMSGGNADGVIACMRNLTGQAPMFPLWTYGFWQSRERYKTQDELVGVVKKFRELNVPLDGIIQDWQYWGNNYLWNAMEFLNPGFDDPQKMVNDVHGLNAHMIISIWSSFGPKTKEFSELEKMNALFNFKTWPESGSEKFPVNKDYPSGVKVYDAYNPKARDLYWKYLNNGIFKLGMDGWWMDSSEPDHLDETPADFDTKTYLGSFRKVRNAYPLMSVGGVYQHQREVSSDKRVFILTRSAFAGQQRYGANTWSGDITASWETLKNQISTGLNFSLSAIPNWNSDIGGFFLWKYKNPLENPDYRELHVRWMEFGTFCPMMRSHGEGYPRELYQFGKKGNPTYDAIEKYINLRYSLLPYIYSASWQVTANQSSMMRALVMDFASDKQAINLNDEFMFGKSLLVSPVTQPMYWKNQLQGNDSVKVEDYSSVKTKTVYLPKGADWYDFWTGEKVNGGQTVQKEVPLDIIPLYVKAGSILPIGPKVQYATEKKWGNLEIRIYRGADGEFTLYEDENDNYNYEKGIYSTIHFSWNDKHKTLTIDKRSGQFPGMLENRKFNIVVVGTDRGIGAELSATPNQVVKYNGNKLVVNFEK; this comes from the coding sequence ATGAAAAAACGCGTGTTTAAAATTGTCATGTTGTTTTTGCTTTTAACAAGTGCTGCAAATGCGCAGTCTTACAGCGTGACAAGTACAGGAGTGAAAGCGGGAATTAACGATTTAACTGTCGAAATCCAGTTTTACACACCCTCTATTGTAAGGGTTGTGAAATACCCCAAAGGAAGTGTGTGTGCAAAGCAAAGCCTTTCGGTAGTGAAATCTCCGGAGAAAGTTTCTTTTATCACCAAAAAAGTTGGTGATAATTTATTATTGAAAAGCAAAGCGTTGAGCGTTGCGATTGATCTGCACAGTGGCCAGGTTGGTTTTTCTTCAGGAAATCAGCTTCCATTGCTAAAAGAAAAAGCAGGCAGTACTTCATTTGCTGAAATCAACGATGCAGGAGAAAAATCATTCACTGTATCTCAATCTTTCGAATTAGACAAAGACGAATGCATCTACGGGTTGGGGCAGCAGCACCAAGGCAAGATGTCGAAACGCAACGTAAGTCTTAAAATGGTTCAGGGCAATCTCGATGACTATATCCCGTTTTTTCAATCCGTTAAGGGCTATGGCCTGTTTTGGGATAATTATTCGTCCACTTATTTTAATGATAATCAAGAACTGACGACTTTTAAATCTGAAGTCGGAGATTGTATAGACTATTATTTTATGAGCGGAGGCAATGCCGATGGTGTGATAGCCTGTATGCGCAACCTTACCGGGCAGGCTCCGATGTTCCCGTTGTGGACGTACGGATTCTGGCAAAGCCGCGAACGTTATAAAACCCAGGATGAGTTGGTAGGTGTGGTGAAAAAATTCCGCGAACTGAATGTGCCTTTGGATGGAATTATTCAGGACTGGCAGTATTGGGGGAACAATTACTTGTGGAATGCCATGGAGTTCCTCAATCCGGGCTTTGATGATCCTCAGAAGATGGTGAATGATGTGCATGGACTTAATGCTCACATGATTATCTCCATTTGGAGCTCATTCGGACCAAAGACAAAGGAATTCAGTGAATTAGAGAAAATGAATGCCTTGTTTAATTTCAAGACCTGGCCTGAATCCGGATCCGAAAAATTCCCGGTTAATAAGGATTATCCTTCCGGCGTTAAGGTTTATGATGCGTACAATCCGAAAGCACGTGATTTATACTGGAAATATCTGAATAATGGCATCTTCAAATTGGGCATGGATGGCTGGTGGATGGATTCGTCTGAGCCGGATCATTTGGATGAAACGCCTGCCGATTTTGACACAAAGACCTACCTGGGCAGTTTCAGGAAAGTGCGGAATGCATATCCGTTGATGTCGGTCGGTGGGGTTTATCAGCATCAACGTGAGGTTTCTTCCGATAAACGGGTCTTTATTCTTACCCGTTCTGCATTTGCAGGTCAGCAACGCTATGGAGCCAATACCTGGTCGGGAGATATTACCGCATCGTGGGAAACCTTGAAAAATCAGATCTCGACAGGTCTTAATTTCTCACTTTCAGCTATACCCAACTGGAACTCGGATATTGGCGGATTCTTTTTGTGGAAATACAAAAATCCCCTCGAAAACCCTGATTACAGAGAGTTACATGTACGTTGGATGGAGTTTGGAACCTTTTGTCCGATGATGCGTTCGCATGGCGAAGGGTATCCACGCGAACTTTACCAGTTTGGCAAGAAAGGCAACCCTACTTACGATGCGATCGAAAAATATATCAACCTCAGATATAGCTTATTGCCTTACATATATTCTGCATCGTGGCAGGTTACGGCCAACCAGTCGAGCATGATGCGTGCGCTAGTGATGGATTTTGCTTCCGACAAACAGGCGATAAATCTCAACGATGAATTTATGTTTGGTAAATCCTTGCTGGTTAGCCCGGTTACACAACCAATGTATTGGAAAAATCAGTTGCAGGGAAATGATTCTGTCAAGGTAGAAGATTACAGTTCGGTAAAAACAAAGACCGTTTACTTGCCGAAGGGAGCGGATTGGTACGACTTCTGGACAGGTGAAAAAGTAAATGGTGGCCAGACCGTTCAAAAAGAAGTTCCTTTAGACATTATCCCATTATATGTAAAAGCCGGTTCCATACTGCCTATCGGGCCAAAAGTTCAATACGCTACTGAAAAGAAATGGGGCAATCTTGAAATCCGCATTTACAGGGGAGCTGACGGTGAATTTACGCTCTACGAAGATGAGAACGATAATTACAACTACGAAAAGGGAATTTATTCTACCATTCATTTTTCATGGAACGATAAACACAAAACGCTTACAATAGACAAACGAAGTGGTCA
- a CDS encoding carboxylesterase/lipase family protein produces the protein MTTHRFNIIVLFLLVFANIVAYAQIPLQVKVEGGWVKGVHENDLTIFRGVPFAAPPVGQLRWKAPQPVVGWKGVKSAEHFAPAPMQTGNPAGGKSEDCLYLNVWTPVKSKSESLPVMLWIYGGGFSSGSTADYWYEGSELAKKGVVFVSIAYRVGPLGFLAHPSLNAENSNHVSGNYGLLDQVAALKWIQKNIAKFGGDPRKVTIFGESAGGLSVSMLCASPLAKGLFRGAISQSGASFGPIGTEFYPGENMKLLSFATEEGVKYAQNAGAASIEELRKMPADKLPMGWGAGSSWPVIDGYVIPDVQYKLYDQGKYNDVPVLIGYNSDEGLSFSPGKTPQECIDAVKKRYGKFADDLLKAYPVGENSVLRSARNLSRDAAFGWHNWSWAKLQSQTGKSKVYYYFFDQHPDYPETSPEYGHGSPHAQDVSYVFQHLNASDPNTSKSDLVISEAMGNYWINFVKSGNPNGGTLPQWTPFNRNSPMVMYFEDTPHLGAVPDEAPLEVLDRYFKWKIGSSETK, from the coding sequence ATGACTACACATAGGTTTAACATAATTGTGCTATTCCTATTGGTATTTGCCAATATTGTAGCTTATGCTCAAATTCCTTTACAAGTGAAGGTAGAAGGCGGATGGGTGAAGGGAGTTCATGAAAATGATTTGACGATATTCCGGGGAGTTCCGTTTGCTGCACCTCCTGTAGGTCAGTTGCGCTGGAAAGCGCCGCAGCCTGTCGTCGGTTGGAAAGGCGTAAAATCAGCCGAACATTTTGCACCCGCGCCTATGCAGACCGGAAATCCCGCCGGAGGTAAAAGCGAAGATTGTTTGTACCTGAATGTGTGGACACCGGTAAAATCAAAATCGGAATCGCTGCCTGTCATGTTGTGGATTTACGGAGGTGGATTCAGCTCCGGCTCTACTGCCGATTACTGGTACGAAGGAAGCGAATTGGCTAAAAAGGGCGTCGTTTTTGTAAGTATTGCCTATCGAGTTGGGCCTTTGGGCTTTTTGGCGCATCCATCGCTCAATGCCGAAAACTCGAATCATGTTTCGGGAAATTACGGCTTGCTGGATCAGGTTGCTGCATTAAAATGGATACAGAAAAACATAGCAAAATTTGGCGGCGACCCACGCAAAGTAACCATTTTTGGTGAATCGGCAGGCGGACTTTCAGTCAGTATGCTATGTGCTTCCCCATTGGCAAAAGGCCTTTTCCGTGGGGCGATTTCGCAAAGCGGTGCTTCGTTTGGTCCCATTGGCACTGAGTTTTATCCTGGAGAAAATATGAAGTTGTTGTCGTTTGCAACCGAAGAAGGTGTTAAGTACGCTCAAAATGCAGGTGCTGCTTCTATCGAAGAACTTCGGAAAATGCCCGCCGACAAACTGCCGATGGGTTGGGGAGCAGGCAGCTCGTGGCCTGTGATAGATGGCTACGTGATTCCCGATGTACAATATAAATTATACGATCAGGGAAAATACAACGATGTGCCGGTGCTGATTGGGTACAATTCGGATGAAGGGCTGAGCTTTTCGCCCGGAAAAACGCCTCAGGAATGTATTGATGCGGTGAAGAAACGCTATGGGAAATTTGCCGACGACTTGCTCAAGGCATATCCTGTGGGCGAAAATTCGGTGCTTCGTTCAGCACGTAACCTGTCGCGCGATGCGGCTTTTGGGTGGCATAACTGGAGTTGGGCGAAATTGCAATCGCAAACCGGCAAATCGAAGGTGTATTATTATTTCTTCGATCAACACCCCGATTACCCCGAAACTTCACCTGAATATGGTCATGGATCGCCTCACGCGCAGGATGTTTCGTATGTTTTTCAGCATTTGAACGCTTCTGATCCCAATACTTCCAAATCGGACTTAGTCATTTCAGAGGCTATGGGTAACTACTGGATAAATTTTGTGAAATCTGGAAATCCCAATGGAGGTACTTTGCCTCAATGGACTCCATTTAACCGTAATAGTCCAATGGTAATGTATTTTGAAGATACTCCACACTTAGGAGCAGTACCCGATGAAGCACCACTTGAGGTGCTGGATAGATATTTTAAATGGAAAATAGGTAGTAGTGAAACAAAATAA
- the xyl3A gene encoding xylan 1,4-beta-xylosidase, whose translation MKKSVVLLSIIFSSVAICAQQLPYQHPELSSEERAKDLISRLTLQEKAALMCDESDAIPRLGIKKFNWWSEALHGIQHGYNVTVLPQSIGMAASFDEKLVFDAFTAVSDEFRAKYHEARRKGLENGKFQSLSVWTPNINIFRDPRWGRGQETYGEDPYLTSRIGVAVVKGLQGPADSKYKKLLACAKHFAVHSGPEWSRHTLNVNNVNPRDLWETYLPAFKALVQEADVREVMCAYQRIDDEPCCGSTRLLQKILRDDWGFKYLVVSDCGAITDFYSTHKVSSNDFHAASKAVLSGTDVECGWGYAFKKLPQSIDKGLIDEKEIDKSLTRVLAGRFDLGEMDNDSIVPWSRIPMSVVDCQQHKDIALRMAQESMVLLQNKNNILPLSKSVKKIAVIGPNADDKPMLLGNYNGFPSSITTILDGVKSKLQADKILYDRGCDLIENKITQSLFDNCLFEGKTGVKSTYWNNKEFKGEAVAVEQLTSPIQLTTAGQNRFGRGVNLRNFSGKYQTVYQSDKSEELVIRLEFAGKCHVIVNNDTLFNKEVWQIAPIRLPFKVEKGKEYKIEVGYSAIYKDMDASLKLNIGREIPVDYNALIQKLKGIDEVIFVGGISPKVEGEEMPVEFNGFKGGDRTNIELPESQRKCLQVLKKAGKKIVFVSCSGSAIALTPETESCNAILQSWYGGQSGGQAVADVLFGDYNPSGKLPVTFYENSDKLGDFEDYSMKGRTYRFTDDALFPFGYGLSYTTFKIAEAKLSKTTIKSDESVQLTVPVTNSGKRSGVEIVQVYVRKVNDIEGPLKTLRGYKRVEIPAGKTAQVCIELNPSSFEFFDWSQRKMMVTPGEYEILYGKSSSLKDLKKMNVTIIK comes from the coding sequence ATGAAAAAATCAGTCGTACTTCTTTCCATTATTTTTTCTTCTGTGGCAATTTGCGCGCAACAGTTGCCTTACCAGCATCCAGAACTTAGCTCTGAAGAGCGTGCTAAAGATTTGATATCCCGCCTGACTTTGCAAGAAAAGGCAGCATTGATGTGTGACGAATCAGATGCAATTCCGCGTTTAGGGATCAAAAAGTTCAATTGGTGGAGTGAAGCCTTGCATGGCATACAACATGGATATAATGTAACCGTTCTTCCGCAATCAATCGGAATGGCTGCTTCATTTGATGAAAAACTTGTTTTTGATGCTTTTACCGCAGTTTCCGACGAATTCAGAGCCAAATACCACGAAGCGCGTAGAAAAGGATTGGAAAACGGCAAATTCCAAAGCTTGTCGGTTTGGACTCCCAATATAAACATTTTTCGTGATCCTCGTTGGGGTCGCGGTCAGGAGACGTATGGTGAAGACCCCTACCTGACTTCCCGAATCGGAGTTGCCGTTGTTAAAGGGTTGCAAGGTCCTGCTGATTCAAAATACAAAAAACTACTGGCATGCGCTAAGCATTTTGCTGTTCATTCGGGCCCCGAATGGAGCCGACATACTTTAAATGTCAATAATGTAAATCCACGCGATTTGTGGGAAACCTACCTTCCTGCTTTCAAGGCATTGGTACAGGAAGCTGATGTGCGTGAAGTTATGTGTGCCTATCAACGCATAGATGATGAACCTTGCTGTGGAAGCACCCGCTTATTACAAAAAATTCTTCGGGATGATTGGGGGTTCAAATATCTGGTTGTTTCCGATTGTGGTGCGATTACCGATTTTTACAGCACACACAAAGTTTCCTCTAATGACTTTCATGCCGCTTCTAAAGCCGTTTTATCAGGAACTGATGTAGAGTGTGGCTGGGGATATGCATTCAAAAAGTTGCCTCAGTCGATAGATAAGGGATTAATTGACGAAAAGGAAATCGACAAGAGTCTTACCCGGGTTTTAGCAGGGCGTTTTGATTTGGGCGAAATGGACAATGATTCTATCGTTCCGTGGTCAAGAATTCCGATGTCTGTTGTAGATTGCCAGCAACACAAAGATATTGCGCTCAGAATGGCACAGGAATCAATGGTTTTGCTCCAAAATAAAAACAACATCCTTCCTTTATCCAAATCGGTAAAGAAAATAGCTGTGATTGGCCCTAATGCCGATGACAAACCCATGTTATTGGGCAACTATAATGGTTTTCCTTCCAGTATCACCACCATTCTCGATGGCGTTAAATCAAAACTTCAGGCTGATAAAATATTGTACGATAGGGGTTGTGATTTGATTGAAAATAAAATCACCCAAAGTCTTTTCGATAACTGTTTGTTCGAAGGAAAAACAGGTGTGAAGTCAACTTATTGGAACAACAAAGAGTTCAAGGGCGAAGCTGTGGCTGTCGAACAGCTTACAAGCCCGATACAATTGACAACTGCCGGTCAGAACCGGTTTGGTCGCGGGGTCAATCTCAGAAACTTTTCCGGGAAATATCAAACCGTTTATCAGTCTGACAAATCCGAAGAATTAGTAATAAGGCTGGAATTTGCAGGGAAATGCCATGTGATTGTCAATAATGACACTTTGTTTAATAAAGAGGTGTGGCAAATTGCGCCTATCAGGCTTCCGTTTAAAGTAGAAAAGGGAAAAGAATATAAAATTGAGGTCGGATATTCGGCTATATACAAAGATATGGATGCCAGCCTGAAATTGAATATAGGCAGGGAAATTCCCGTTGATTATAACGCATTAATTCAAAAACTGAAGGGAATTGACGAGGTAATTTTTGTGGGTGGTATTTCTCCAAAAGTAGAAGGAGAGGAAATGCCGGTTGAATTTAATGGCTTTAAAGGAGGTGACCGAACCAATATCGAACTTCCTGAATCGCAACGCAAATGTTTGCAGGTTTTGAAAAAAGCAGGCAAGAAAATCGTATTCGTTAGCTGCTCAGGTTCGGCGATAGCTTTGACACCTGAAACCGAGAGTTGCAATGCCATTCTTCAATCCTGGTATGGTGGCCAATCCGGTGGACAGGCTGTAGCCGATGTCTTGTTTGGCGATTACAACCCATCGGGAAAACTGCCGGTTACTTTCTATGAAAATTCAGACAAACTGGGCGATTTTGAAGATTACTCGATGAAAGGTCGTACCTACCGTTTCACTGACGATGCGCTTTTCCCCTTTGGATATGGGTTAAGCTATACCACGTTCAAAATTGCGGAGGCTAAATTGAGCAAGACAACAATAAAATCGGATGAATCAGTTCAGTTGACCGTTCCTGTGACGAATTCTGGCAAACGTTCCGGTGTTGAAATAGTGCAGGTGTATGTGCGTAAAGTGAACGACATTGAAGGTCCGTTGAAAACCCTGCGTGGATATAAACGTGTGGAAATTCCCGCAGGTAAAACTGCGCAGGTTTGCATAGAATTAAATCCTTCTTCTTTCGAATTTTTTGACTGGAGCCAACGTAAAATGATGGTCACTCCGGGCGAATACGAAATCTTATACGGGAAAAGTTCTTCGTTGAAAGATTTGAAGAAAATGAACGTAACCATAATCAAATAA